A section of the Ciceribacter thiooxidans genome encodes:
- a CDS encoding DapH/DapD/GlmU-related protein: MSKKLGCDPLVHETAHVANSALGAYTEVAERCRLDEVELGDYSYMMQDSSAWCTTIGKFVNIAAAVRINAPNHPTWRATMHHFTYRAASYFDGAENDEEFFAWRRENRVVIGHDVWIGHGATILPGVQIGNGAVIGAGAVVSRSVAPYSIVGGVPARLIRERFPADVAAGMEALAWWDWSHERLHVALEDFRWLDGAAFIEKYGKS; the protein is encoded by the coding sequence ATGAGCAAGAAGCTCGGGTGCGATCCGCTTGTTCACGAGACTGCGCATGTCGCGAACTCAGCCCTCGGAGCCTATACCGAGGTCGCCGAGCGCTGCCGTCTCGATGAGGTGGAGCTCGGCGACTACTCCTACATGATGCAGGACAGTTCCGCCTGGTGCACCACCATCGGAAAATTCGTGAATATTGCCGCGGCGGTGCGCATCAACGCGCCCAATCACCCGACGTGGCGGGCGACCATGCATCATTTCACCTACAGGGCGGCGTCCTATTTCGATGGTGCGGAGAACGACGAAGAATTCTTCGCCTGGCGCCGCGAGAACCGCGTGGTGATCGGACATGACGTCTGGATCGGACATGGAGCAACGATCCTTCCCGGGGTTCAGATCGGCAATGGGGCAGTAATCGGTGCCGGAGCCGTGGTTTCCAGATCTGTCGCACCTTACTCGATCGTCGGCGGCGTTCCCGCCCGGCTCATCCGCGAGCGCTTTCCCGCGGATGTCGCCGCCGGAATGGAAGCGCTCGCCTGGTGGGACTGGAGCCATGAACGGCTGCACGTCGCCCTCGAAGATTTCCGGTGGCTCGACGGTGCGGCCTTCATCGAAAAATACGGGAAATCGTAA
- the phnC gene encoding phosphonate ABC transporter ATP-binding protein — protein sequence MRFELKNLTRRFGDNVAVNAVSLDIPQGQMVGVIGRSGAGKSTLLRMINRLVDPSSGSIQFGDAEVSSLRGQSLRNWQRDCAMIFQQFNLVPRLDVLTNVLLGRLNHRSTALSILNYFTREERIMAIAALERLGIEQTALQPAGTLSGGQQQRVAIARALMQRPKMVLADEPIASLDPLNAKIVMDALRDINVREGITVITNLHTLDTARTYCDRIIGMAHGSVVFDGRADALTADAVRQIYGSNPDGSGVDEGMTSTSIDISRAKASSARQVAGFRPLAAADA from the coding sequence ATGAGATTTGAGCTGAAGAACCTCACCCGCCGCTTCGGGGACAATGTTGCGGTCAATGCCGTCAGTCTCGATATCCCGCAGGGACAGATGGTGGGGGTAATCGGTCGCTCGGGCGCCGGCAAGTCCACCCTGCTGCGGATGATCAACCGCCTCGTCGACCCGTCCTCCGGATCCATCCAATTCGGCGACGCGGAGGTCTCGTCGTTGCGGGGGCAGTCGCTGCGCAACTGGCAGCGTGACTGCGCGATGATCTTCCAGCAGTTCAATCTCGTGCCTCGGCTGGACGTCCTGACCAACGTCCTGCTTGGTCGTCTGAACCACCGTTCCACTGCGCTCAGCATTCTCAACTATTTCACGCGCGAGGAGCGGATCATGGCGATCGCCGCCCTCGAAAGGCTCGGCATCGAGCAGACGGCGCTGCAGCCGGCCGGCACGCTTTCCGGCGGCCAGCAGCAGCGCGTCGCGATAGCACGAGCGTTGATGCAAAGACCGAAGATGGTGCTCGCCGACGAGCCGATCGCGTCCCTCGACCCCCTGAACGCCAAGATCGTCATGGACGCCTTGCGCGACATCAACGTCCGCGAAGGCATTACGGTCATCACGAACCTGCATACCCTCGACACCGCCCGAACGTATTGCGACAGAATCATCGGCATGGCGCATGGATCGGTGGTCTTCGACGGCCGTGCGGACGCGCTGACGGCAGACGCGGTGCGGCAGATATACGGCTCGAATCCCGACGGCAGCGGCGTCGACGAGGGCATGACGTCGACAAGCATCGACATCAGTCGCGCGAAGGCGTCCTCCGCCCGGCAAGTTGCGGGGTTTCGTCCCCTCGCCGCAGCAGACGCCTGA